A single Microbacterium protaetiae DNA region contains:
- a CDS encoding RNA 2'-phosphotransferase, whose protein sequence is MTNDVTLSKTMSHALRHAPEEYGLLLDAAGWADLEKVREAVAKALHTPITIDDIERVVAESPKRRFESDGVSIRAAYGHSIDGRIEHPVATEAPAQLFHATAPSVLPAIRTEGLRAMGRQYVHLAVDRDVALRVGKRKASNPVLLTIEAARFRADGHPLFAAGPYIFLADGVAPEYLSEEPGAATSYG, encoded by the coding sequence ATGACCAATGACGTGACGCTGAGCAAGACGATGTCGCACGCGCTCCGCCATGCTCCCGAAGAGTACGGACTGCTGTTGGATGCCGCTGGCTGGGCGGACCTCGAGAAGGTTCGCGAGGCCGTCGCGAAAGCCCTGCACACGCCGATCACGATCGATGACATCGAGCGGGTCGTCGCCGAATCGCCGAAGCGTCGTTTCGAGTCCGACGGCGTCTCTATCCGCGCCGCCTACGGCCACTCGATCGACGGACGCATCGAGCATCCCGTCGCAACGGAGGCTCCCGCACAGCTGTTCCATGCGACGGCACCGAGCGTGTTGCCCGCCATCCGCACCGAGGGCTTGCGGGCGATGGGACGGCAGTACGTGCACCTTGCCGTCGACCGCGACGTGGCTCTCCGGGTCGGGAAGCGCAAGGCCTCCAACCCTGTCCTGCTCACGATCGAGGCCGCGAGGTTCCGTGCCGACGGGCATCCCCTCTTCGCGGCGGGACCGTACATCTTTCTCGCCGATGGCGTGGCGCCCGAGTACCTTTCTGAGGAGCCGGGCGCGGCAACCTCATACGGGTAG
- a CDS encoding HAD family hydrolase, with protein sequence MKKFVLLDHDGVLVDTEPWYFRAGQRALAEVGVSVDLDSYLHDMSLGLGTWHRARAAGVDDETLDRLRRRRNDYYQEYLRTEDIEIPGVIETLAELAEHARMAIVTTSKRTDFDLIHEKRQIVPFMEFVLTRENYERAKPDAEPYLAGLRRFGATAAETLVVEDSSRGLSSAVAAGIDCAVVHNEFTKTQDFSRATHRIQSLRELKGIVLGDE encoded by the coding sequence GTGAAGAAGTTCGTTCTCCTCGACCACGACGGGGTCCTCGTCGATACCGAGCCCTGGTACTTTCGCGCGGGTCAGCGCGCCCTTGCTGAGGTGGGCGTGTCGGTTGATCTGGACTCGTACCTGCACGACATGAGCCTGGGTCTGGGCACGTGGCACCGCGCGCGAGCCGCCGGAGTCGATGACGAGACCCTGGATCGGTTGCGCCGCCGTCGCAATGACTACTACCAGGAATACCTGCGGACCGAAGACATCGAGATCCCCGGCGTCATCGAGACGCTTGCCGAGCTTGCAGAGCACGCGCGCATGGCCATCGTCACGACGTCGAAGCGCACGGACTTCGACCTCATCCACGAGAAGCGTCAGATCGTGCCGTTCATGGAGTTCGTCCTCACCCGCGAGAACTACGAGCGCGCCAAGCCCGACGCCGAGCCCTATCTGGCCGGGCTGCGGCGTTTCGGCGCGACGGCGGCCGAGACGCTCGTCGTCGAAGACTCGTCACGGGGTCTGAGTTCTGCGGTCGCCGCGGGGATCGACTGCGCCGTCGTGCACAACGAGTTCACGAAGACACAGGATTTCTCGCGGGCGACCCACCGCATCCAGTCCCTGCGCGAGCTGAAAGGCATTGTTCTCGGCGACGAATGA
- a CDS encoding ATP-binding protein, producing the protein MSTNEVDRALNADIRQRAAQLLALPEDQWFERKSVRIAPKDLAKTLCAMGNAEGGTVIIGLSNGAVEGTRNHAKSVNALRQASMDHTSPPVRTHFSTVGCINDLQELDNLLIAHVQPGEAVHEMTNGDCYLRVGDESRKLGFAQRQELHFDRGVAQFDGSPVSNMTPADLDPTLLRNYRLNAGFSGTNTQLLRNRGLLASTGDVTAAGYLLFAPNPTEGFPHAVIRVVRYRSTSRGSGANLNVEAGFDERVEGPIPTAIGRARSLIDAWQPRRTRLLGGTFVDEPVVPPDAWMEGLVNAVVHRSYSLAGDHVRVEIFPDRIEITSPGRFPGLADPTRPLDISRYARNPRIARVCTDLRITRELGEGIRRMFEEMRDRGLTDPAYRQGTGSVTLTLSAQSRLPEDVLQRLPRGASDTLSALRATHQPLGTGDLLELTGLSRPTLVKQLNALRAEGLVQWTGRSPKDPRAMWEPAE; encoded by the coding sequence TCGCGCTTCCTGAGGACCAGTGGTTCGAGCGCAAATCTGTGCGCATCGCCCCTAAGGACCTCGCGAAGACCCTGTGCGCAATGGGGAATGCGGAGGGCGGCACGGTGATCATCGGTCTCAGCAACGGCGCTGTCGAGGGGACTCGGAATCACGCCAAGTCGGTGAACGCGCTGCGCCAGGCCTCCATGGACCACACTTCGCCCCCGGTGCGCACGCATTTCAGCACCGTCGGTTGCATCAACGATTTGCAAGAGCTGGACAATCTGCTGATCGCACACGTGCAGCCCGGTGAAGCCGTCCACGAGATGACGAACGGGGATTGCTACCTTCGCGTCGGCGACGAATCGCGGAAGCTTGGGTTCGCCCAACGACAGGAACTGCACTTCGACCGCGGGGTGGCGCAGTTCGACGGATCCCCCGTCTCCAATATGACGCCTGCAGACCTGGACCCCACTCTTCTGAGGAACTATCGCCTGAATGCCGGCTTCAGCGGCACGAACACCCAACTCCTGCGCAACCGCGGGCTGCTGGCATCGACGGGCGATGTCACCGCGGCCGGGTATCTTCTGTTCGCGCCGAACCCCACCGAGGGCTTCCCTCACGCTGTCATCCGTGTCGTTCGATATCGCAGCACAAGCCGGGGATCGGGGGCGAATCTCAATGTTGAGGCTGGTTTCGATGAGCGCGTCGAAGGTCCCATCCCGACGGCAATCGGTCGCGCACGTTCGCTGATCGATGCCTGGCAGCCTCGGCGAACTCGACTGTTGGGTGGCACCTTCGTAGATGAGCCCGTCGTCCCTCCCGACGCGTGGATGGAGGGGCTCGTCAATGCTGTCGTCCACCGCTCCTACAGTCTGGCTGGCGACCACGTGCGTGTGGAGATCTTCCCGGACCGCATCGAGATCACTAGCCCCGGGCGGTTCCCCGGTCTGGCCGATCCGACACGGCCACTCGACATCAGCCGCTATGCGAGGAATCCGCGCATAGCGCGAGTGTGCACAGACCTCCGGATCACGCGGGAGCTGGGTGAGGGCATTCGCCGCATGTTCGAGGAGATGCGCGATCGAGGCCTCACTGACCCGGCGTACAGACAAGGCACCGGGTCCGTCACGCTCACACTCTCGGCCCAGTCGCGCCTCCCTGAGGACGTTCTGCAGCGGCTCCCTCGAGGAGCGTCCGATACGCTCAGCGCCCTCCGGGCGACCCACCAGCCGTTGGGAACCGGTGACCTGCTGGAACTGACAGGCCTCAGCCGTCCCACACTCGTCAAGCAACTCAACGCGCTTCGAGCTGAAGGGCTGGTCCAGTGGACCGGGAGGTCCCCTAAAGACCCGCGGGCCATGTGGGAGCCAGCAGAGTAG